In one window of Microbacterium natoriense DNA:
- a CDS encoding DUF4870 domain-containing protein, whose product MTTPPPYSPAEPGGAHRPPLSYDASRPAASYGYPYQLRPASTGGSSWAMGFLAFIPIPVFSVLVAGIVMACVYPSARKKGMPVATENARRAANWGLTIVAYFVLSAVYMIGMSFLPEGRTGFLPTGWPIIGFVALAAIHLTVTIMGMVAARKGIVFRNVLAIPFIRRR is encoded by the coding sequence ATGACCACTCCTCCGCCCTACAGTCCCGCGGAACCTGGGGGGGCGCATCGGCCTCCGCTCAGCTATGACGCTTCTCGTCCGGCTGCGTCGTACGGATATCCGTACCAGTTGCGTCCTGCTTCGACGGGGGGATCTTCGTGGGCGATGGGATTCTTGGCCTTCATTCCGATTCCGGTCTTCAGCGTTCTCGTCGCGGGGATCGTGATGGCATGCGTGTACCCCTCGGCCAGGAAGAAGGGCATGCCTGTGGCGACGGAGAACGCGCGCCGCGCTGCAAACTGGGGATTGACGATCGTCGCCTATTTCGTGCTGTCAGCGGTCTACATGATCGGGATGTCCTTCCTTCCCGAGGGGCGGACGGGCTTCTTGCCGACAGGTTGGCCCATCATCGGATTCGTGGCGCTGGCTGCTATCCACCTGACTGTGACGATCATGGGTATGGTCGCCGCGCGGAAGGGCATTGTGTTCCGCAACGTGCTCGCGATCCCATTCATCCGTCGACGCTGA
- a CDS encoding DNA/RNA non-specific endonuclease has protein sequence MHDGRLTHDPNTRGKLEDDHAGHLAGDLFGGSKYIDNLVSQLRGVNLSTYCKIEIEWFNALDPDRPGGRWTFRSTCTSRRTHILAGRFSLR, from the coding sequence ATTCACGATGGCAGGCTCACGCACGACCCCAACACGCGTGGGAAGCTCGAAGACGACCATGCCGGTCATCTGGCTGGTGATCTATTCGGTGGATCGAAATACATCGACAACCTGGTTTCACAGCTCCGTGGCGTTAACCTCAGCACGTACTGCAAGATCGAAATTGAGTGGTTCAATGCGCTTGACCCGGATCGACCTGGGGGGCGCTGGACGTTTCGGTCGACGTGTACGTCACGACGGACCCATATACTGGCAGGCCGATTCAGTTTACGGTAG
- a CDS encoding DUF6301 family protein — translation MTEFRIVTEEELRPVLQVLGGLDWPVPFGQFPDIFERLGWEKQRRKGGVTNLPVSLRLVSVGELRGEIAEIRFRISDTLPGTSPENKTVVAEQFPAAVAVVANCLGGEPAGELWASSGARWDFEDGRQLNLIQGEDTIALQYWSKRMADIERHERSHGVDPAHNLDDRE, via the coding sequence GTGACCGAGTTTCGCATAGTGACCGAGGAAGAACTTCGCCCGGTGCTGCAGGTGCTGGGCGGTCTCGATTGGCCTGTTCCCTTCGGACAGTTTCCCGATATCTTCGAGCGGTTGGGTTGGGAAAAGCAGCGCCGCAAAGGCGGAGTTACCAATCTTCCAGTCTCGCTTCGTCTTGTTTCCGTGGGCGAACTTCGTGGAGAGATCGCAGAGATCCGGTTTCGTATCTCCGACACGCTGCCCGGAACCAGCCCAGAGAACAAGACTGTTGTAGCAGAGCAATTCCCAGCGGCGGTTGCTGTAGTTGCCAACTGTCTGGGTGGTGAACCAGCAGGAGAATTGTGGGCATCCAGCGGCGCTCGTTGGGACTTCGAAGACGGGCGTCAGCTGAACCTCATCCAAGGTGAAGACACCATTGCGCTGCAGTACTGGTCTAAGAGGATGGCCGACATTGAACGCCACGAGCGGAGCCATGGTGTTGATCCCGCCCACAACTTGGACGATCGCGAGTAG
- a CDS encoding DUF6507 family protein translates to MTGWQLQPAGINTTIVTTDEKIQGFATAMTGLDVSVGEPLASGAGFDGIVATAVFGFLDEQSTGRLSTVVASCQNTMTCTADAANAFVQGDEQMAATLVAAADDTTTPSF, encoded by the coding sequence ATGACGGGGTGGCAGCTGCAGCCCGCGGGCATCAACACGACGATCGTCACCACCGACGAGAAGATCCAGGGCTTCGCGACGGCGATGACCGGGCTTGACGTGTCGGTCGGGGAACCGCTCGCATCAGGAGCCGGGTTCGACGGGATCGTCGCGACCGCGGTGTTCGGGTTCCTGGATGAGCAGTCCACGGGCCGGTTGAGCACGGTCGTCGCGTCGTGTCAGAACACGATGACATGCACCGCGGATGCAGCGAACGCGTTCGTGCAGGGTGATGAGCAGATGGCGGCGACTCTTGTGGCCGCGGCAGACGATACGACGACACCGTCGTTCTGA
- a CDS encoding DUF6177 family protein produces MTVFDHPLLDFVEGEYACTEARGHTVYFSEPFADFLTSVRAAGLTPVVIARHDAWWTFAARYYLDLFGGWALVRTGDLFVDPVGAKTGETVSELLEARVHAVLPSQREPELLQAVVSVSVHHAATEQTVLGRLVDVVSGELGQAMPAAWGAHEPATLAWDTATLTAHSRAQMPEVRTFITGGGGALQGIHRVERTGGGVLETFTAVTPIAALDAPTEMVAERATHALTVIAEAFSMPLFGSVTVIPGWRDGRVPAFGTQPIAVPVAMLIGPRAVRALGVDLTVLAARFDVSLAGRQRIPSLVAGFSDPDVPPWRQADELARAFGTDAIARAVAASGGV; encoded by the coding sequence ATGACCGTATTCGATCATCCGCTACTCGACTTCGTCGAGGGTGAGTACGCGTGCACGGAAGCCAGAGGGCACACCGTGTACTTCAGCGAGCCGTTCGCAGACTTCCTGACCTCTGTCCGCGCGGCAGGTCTCACCCCGGTGGTGATCGCCCGCCACGATGCGTGGTGGACGTTCGCCGCCCGCTACTACCTCGATCTTTTCGGCGGATGGGCGCTGGTCCGCACGGGCGACCTGTTCGTCGATCCTGTCGGAGCCAAGACCGGGGAGACCGTGTCTGAGCTGTTGGAGGCGCGGGTTCACGCGGTGCTGCCGTCCCAGCGGGAGCCGGAACTGCTGCAGGCGGTGGTCTCGGTGTCGGTGCATCATGCCGCCACAGAGCAGACGGTGCTGGGCCGCCTGGTCGACGTCGTGAGTGGTGAGCTGGGGCAGGCGATGCCTGCGGCGTGGGGTGCGCATGAACCCGCCACGCTCGCCTGGGACACCGCCACATTGACCGCGCATTCGCGGGCGCAGATGCCCGAGGTACGCACGTTCATCACTGGCGGTGGTGGAGCGTTGCAGGGTATCCACCGTGTCGAACGCACGGGCGGAGGTGTGTTGGAGACGTTCACCGCCGTCACCCCGATCGCAGCGCTGGATGCGCCGACGGAGATGGTCGCGGAGCGTGCCACGCACGCATTGACGGTGATCGCTGAGGCGTTCTCCATGCCGTTGTTCGGGTCGGTGACGGTGATCCCCGGGTGGCGCGACGGGCGGGTTCCCGCGTTCGGGACGCAGCCGATCGCGGTGCCGGTGGCGATGCTGATCGGGCCCCGCGCGGTGCGGGCCCTCGGTGTCGACCTCACGGTGCTGGCGGCACGGTTCGATGTGTCCCTCGCGGGCCGCCAGCGGATTCCATCGCTGGTCGCCGGATTCAGCGACCCGGACGTGCCGCCGTGGCGTCAGGCGGATGAGTTGGCTCGTGCGTTCGGGACCGACGCGATTGCCCGCGCAGTCGCAGCGAGCGGAGGTGTGTGA
- a CDS encoding pore-forming ESAT-6 family protein, with amino-acid sequence MAGNQADRRDFDLAASQTAQDNFLAVASRLEALIDQRDADVRTAMSDYDATGVSDDYAAKELRWKNAADGVKAIINTLRQSMAQNDETAQSSLGRAKSSVANIG; translated from the coding sequence ATGGCTGGAAATCAGGCAGACCGTCGCGACTTCGATCTCGCGGCATCACAGACCGCGCAGGACAACTTCCTTGCCGTCGCTTCCCGATTGGAAGCGCTCATCGATCAGCGTGACGCAGACGTGCGCACCGCGATGAGCGACTACGACGCGACCGGCGTGTCGGATGACTACGCTGCGAAGGAACTGCGGTGGAAGAACGCCGCGGATGGTGTGAAGGCGATCATCAACACGCTCCGGCAGTCGATGGCGCAGAACGACGAGACCGCACAGTCCTCGCTGGGACGCGCGAAGTCGTCTGTCGCCAACATCGGCTGA
- a CDS encoding FHA domain-containing protein, with translation MVCANCGAPDYTGRSVCTVCGSPLPALPARGASAPLIQNASPTQLVLAFSIDAVAFLVPLLCLVVGPGRLAVAASLVVLLLLVVAELWMLLSFGRTLGMQVAGVRIVLAETGSAPGLRFRGWRAADTRRGADPLLPHRDVPVLASPEAAERRSATPDLRPRNSVPVSQGQTSSAPQASSVAEAALIADPPGVKPAACVLVVDETLRSSVTSRTRVGRSPAAVDGATVVAIPDLARELSKEHFMLEYDQAGGLTVTDLSSTNGTTLNGVDIAPAIPYGFVFGDLIEAGGHRFRVEARSRVENREVA, from the coding sequence ATGGTCTGTGCGAACTGCGGTGCTCCCGACTACACAGGACGCTCCGTTTGCACGGTGTGCGGAAGCCCTCTCCCGGCACTTCCCGCGCGTGGGGCATCAGCGCCTCTCATCCAGAACGCGAGCCCCACACAGCTCGTTCTCGCCTTCAGCATCGACGCCGTCGCGTTCTTGGTTCCGTTGCTCTGCCTTGTCGTCGGGCCGGGCAGACTTGCCGTTGCGGCATCGCTCGTCGTTCTCCTGCTGCTGGTCGTGGCAGAACTGTGGATGCTTCTGTCCTTCGGCCGCACATTGGGCATGCAGGTAGCTGGCGTTCGCATTGTTCTCGCCGAAACGGGCTCAGCACCCGGCCTCCGCTTTCGCGGCTGGCGCGCCGCGGATACTCGGCGCGGAGCCGATCCGCTGCTCCCCCACAGAGACGTTCCCGTTCTGGCTAGTCCGGAGGCCGCCGAACGACGAAGTGCGACTCCGGACCTGCGCCCTCGCAATAGCGTTCCTGTCTCGCAAGGACAGACTTCCAGCGCACCACAGGCTTCGAGCGTTGCTGAGGCGGCGCTCATCGCAGACCCGCCCGGAGTAAAGCCCGCAGCATGCGTCCTCGTCGTTGACGAGACCCTGCGCAGCTCAGTGACCTCGCGGACCCGGGTCGGTCGAAGCCCCGCGGCTGTTGACGGTGCCACCGTGGTTGCCATTCCCGACCTTGCCCGCGAACTGTCGAAGGAGCACTTCATGCTCGAATACGATCAGGCGGGCGGCCTGACGGTCACGGACCTGTCCTCGACCAACGGCACAACGCTGAACGGGGTCGACATCGCACCAGCGATACCGTACGGGTTTGTATTCGGAGACCTGATCGAGGCTGGCGGACATCGATTTCGAGTCGAGGCGCGGAGCCGCGTCGAGAACCGGGAGGTCGCGTGA